The genomic interval ttgcaataatttacttGTAGCATTTTAGtcactgaattttattttataagaatacatatatatttttgcaatattcaaatgtacattgcatattaattttacaGTGTTCTTTTGTTCGTTACGTATCCACCACGTTACAAGTACATACTTtagatatttatctttaatgcatGTGCCCTAAGcgcattttgttgttaaaacgtCTTATTTCTAAATGCGGCGGTCCAGCATGGAAAAAAGGTTAtgtaatattaacttattaataGCCCTGTGACAGTGACGTGGTAGATACTGACCAAAAGatactgataaaacattattctgGTTTTGACAAGCGTCGAGGATACACCCCTGTTAGGATTTCctatcaaaattacaaaatatatgaacattttaaactagtGAAAAGGAATTGTTACCActgttattcattattatcacaatcaaataaaacactttaaactTGTATGCTGCTTTACTTGGATACTTTCGAAGTGAGCGTTGGACAACTaatagttataacaacattgttTCATAGTCGACTAAGACTTCGTGACTCACCGTGTATTCCGGAcattacttttactactactacttttaaaaCCCGTTACACGACCAGTTTTTCATCCTGTCATCATGTATGTAATCtaagtatatatttaatactaatgGAGACAAGATGTCACCTTTCCGTCGACTCTTAATAACCTCAACCTAGTTAGTACTAAGATAATAAATGACAGCTTTAAACGAATCAGAAAAGATACGTATACTACGCAGATgtcaaaaaacatattattctaCCTTTCCAATAGCCAAGGTCGTGGGAATAATGgagcaattattttaaaaatttaaaagttatGAGATAATAGAGAAAAAAACGTTCATGTCCGTTATACTCTTTATTTTATGGAcgaaaacacaaaatatgtcTATGCTTTATCTACTAGGAGTGAGTGatataatttgtaatatattctGATATTAACATAACCATAACATTAAACtcttattaaattataatgatatacatgttaagTTATAGTTAAAAGCGGTAGTATTTAGTTGCACGACTGAGACAAACCGTATTAATCGTTCAATTAAGTATTGTTATACAACAATAAGAAGGGTGTTACGTATTCGCAATACCAAAACTCGTCGCCACCTAAATACGGCGTAATATTTCACCATGTCGATGCAgatgtttaagaaaaacgaGCGCTAAGAAATAACTATGAAGGATATAAATCGGGATGCAGAGCCAAATGAATCACTGAGCGTTCTCACATTGACACTTTACAAAGGTCTAAGAAATCGTGCAGGTGTAGCATTATAAACGTTACCGAAAGGGTTTACTTAGCGTAATGATAATGGAGTTAATTGGGTTAATCGCCGGAGGCCTCATCACATTTTCGTAGATCCCGAAGCTTACCGTAGCTGCATTGTTACGAGTGTGACACGGGGGTCGGATTTTCCTAACCGTACCGGAAACAAAGGATTGATACTTGTTCTTTTCGCATATCTGATACTTCATAAAATCTGCCGTTAAATGGgttaagttcatttttttatttatattatgatatgtaacattatattatcatatatatttacttatttataagTTGAGcgtaaataaaacttgaaactcgAACTACTTAGTGAGCAATAATGACGACTTGTTTAATTTATTGCAAACTACATTCGTAAAGCTCTTCATTGCCATTTATATAGTCGTGTAAAAACATGATTAACtttgagttttgttttacaacgatGATTTATTCCAAAACAGCAGCAAACAACGGAATTCTACTGCCAGATCCACCGCCTTAAAGGCATGTTGTGAAGACTAATTGTAATGCTTTTTGCTATAATTTATGATAAggaaaaaagcaaaaattgCATTATGCATAACTAAGTCAATGTCAAATTTTGATCAGAAAGTAGCTAGGATTTGCTAATCTGACTACCTCATATTTCTCGCAACGACAACCAAATCTCTTTCCATGCACAAAGAAAGATTTATCGGTGCCATTTCCAAATTTATCAAATGCCAAATCAATGATTTCTTAAGTGCTTTGTACAAGACCAGAAATTGTTATTCACGTGCCTTTCGTCCGTTTCCGTACCTTTAATGTCGGTCATGTTTGGAAGTTCAAGGTCAGGGTAAGAAAATCAAACCTTATCCATATTTTCTGTGATCAAACaacttaaaaatagttttcttctGAAAATATCACTCTCTTTGACCATCACTGACCGCCATTGATTCATAAGATGTAATGTTTCTGATAAGTACTTAAGTCACCTAAATTAACATTAAGCCTATTAAACCTTTCCCTATGTTTaagataataatacattttgaatataacaCAATCAAGAGGCGACAAAATGCTATTTGTACGGATAAGTATAAACTACTTTTTGTGATCTACCTTATCTTTTAAACTTTTCAAGAAGTACACATTCACgtcgttttttttaaacctcTATAATAACTGAAGAGTAGGGGATAGGTTTTGCCATCTATAAAATAACGAAACATTCCCAACaacgtattattttttattgcagtACAATGTTACACCTAAAAATGTACTAGAATCTTAAACTCGGAACGAAACGCTGTATCTAGTTTTCCATTTAGATTTAAAAGTTCtaacatttatacaaacaagGCTTACTGGAAACGAACAACGGTTTACCTATATCCAAAATACTAATCAAAAGTCTGGCACCAAAAACAACGTGGTAGTgacaatgtttatgtttataaaggaaAGTTACTACCACTCTGGTTATATTTATATACCTCAAGGAGGTGTGCTAAAAACACAAACCCAAAAGCAACTTCCATTAAATCTACAAATATAGAAGCACTCCATCGGCGGTAAAGACGGTCTACTAGGTGAACCTCTCTTAACTCGCCTACCGGCGTTCGTCGAACCTGAAAAAGTAAACGTTTATGATCGGAATCCCTTTTAAACATCAAGAAACAGTATTTGTTTAAGGTTCTGAAATCACGATTATAAACCCTTTTCCCTATGAATCGCTTGATGCAAACAAAACACTCTCGTTATTTTAGTATGTGAGatcaatataatatgcatttacgttgaaaaaaatcatcaacacATTTCTAAGTTCAATTCGATCATATCATATCaagtatttatgtataaaaaattgTCGTATTGCACCCAAAAATCTCAAAAGTCATTTAgagattttatttgaaaaaaggaaaacatgtcgaattttatattaaaggaaTGCCTAATAAAACTATTCTACCTCCTCGTACGGACACATGTTAAATGGTTACAGGGAAACTATGATGACTTTTCAACAATTGTATAAcaggtcccaatttctcgaacaGAATTAAATCTCTATAAAAAGGATTTGTTTTGGAACAATTTGTATGTCAtcccttttatttattttatatacgtTTGAAGATactcattataaatataatcaagATAAACGTTGTTTTGGTGTGTTATTGTAAAATCAAGGTTAAGCAAGTACTTTGGCTCAATGAAATATGATACTTAAGCCTGTAACGcttgatatttacatttgttaaacatgtggTCCCAGTTTAACGGTTACCGGTACTTACCTGTATGTTGTCTAAGCATGTAAAGATCTCTTTCGGCGCACATAGCGGTCGCCTGCGGTCCCAGCACCACCCTATTCACGGTGATGTCCGTCACTGAGTAGCGCTGCTTGGAGGTCTGTGTTACCTCAATAGACACCTGGTAATAATGAGATAAGAAACATGATAAATACTAACATTGATATTTCAATCTGAACCAATGTACTAAAGTCATACTTTAATAAGCTGCATGTCGAGTATACAGCGGTATGTCTTGAATAACCAAAACAACGTAgtcctttatttttattaacaccATTTTTCAAACAAGAACCGCCTCGCgtatttgtagtatttttaatagtaatgtcTGTCGGTAACCTCCTGGTTTTATGTGGGGTGTCTGGTGACAAGATAGTTTGTGGTAACTTTAAATACAAGTTGATTGGCAAAAAAGAATATCCAATTCTTTCTTTCGAATGAATGTATGTTAAAGGAAATGAAGGTCAAATGAAAGACAATTCCctcaattttatatttgtctaTCAATTGTAAAAATACCATGTCTTTAAAAAAGTTGTGACGACTTTTGTTAAGGCACATCTGTTTTTACTCGATACTGAATATACCGAATCGTTGTTGTCAGTGATCAAATAATACAACGACAGTATTTAAGACATATATGATTTGCATggattattcttttttaatcatAGGTTCTAAATACTATATAGGTAAGTATTTTTTCACACAATGTTCAACTCGTGCGCTTCATACATAAAACTTAAAAGCTTAAATACCTTAGTCTTACCATTACATATGGCTTAAAAATAAtcaactttgttttataaatattaacacttAGTTTCAATGTATATCAAGCATCTTCCAACAGCAGCCAAAACAACAGCCAACTGTTTGTAATTCACtttcagattttgatataaCAACAATATCAGGAGCATATTTTAACAgacacatttttaacatgtttgataAAACACGTTTAACCATTAATCATAAAATGTTCTcctatatcatttaaatatatacgaAATAAGAAGGGTGAAACACCCTGTCTCAAACCTCAAAACTCCTAGCTTTTGTGGGCATCCGTTAATGGTAACAGAACACAGATCTAATGCCAATATATAACTGGAAGAGAAAGAAAATATTGAGCTCCGTTATGTCAGCACTAACCTGTCGTTGTCCGTTGATGTTGTAGTCGTCTCTATCACTCATGTTGAAAGTTGTCAGGTAGCACCCTGGGAGGTGGTCCATCTTGAATACTTCGAACCCCTTAAGTGTAAGAATATGATAATAATCGTAGTGGTTCAGTAACTGTTTTATGGAAgcaagtatttaaacaaattttgcgATGTTCTCCTTCTTGGTCAATTAATTGTCACCTGTCCATGAGTAAAGCAATACAAAATGAGCGGAGGggaataaaatatagtttttttccgTAACAGTAAGAAGTGTTGTAAATGTATATTGCGGCATGAAGTAAATTCAGTGAAAGGACCCATAAGCttgttgttttataacatcAAAGTGATATGATGTGAAATGAAGTTAATTTGctaaatttatttacaaattaaacgttattcaaaaataaaatttaacatgaaCGGTTTCGCCGTTGACTGAGACCAAACACGGGACTTTTTGGACAAAATGTGAGGACTGTAATCACGAAACAACAGTTACAAATGACAGCAGAAGGTTTGTAACCAATTAGGGCACAGTTTGTAAGTGTGGAAGTATATCAAAATATGATAGttcaatgttaatgtttatgttcgGTAGGTTACTTTCTGAAGATTTGTTTCGCTACCAATGATAAAGTTactaaaaatgttcaaaaggtTAATgtaacatgtaatttcattctttattcgcaaaatgaaacatacacACCAGTCAAAATATAGTATATGTCTTAAATGAGGCACTCATCATTACCACGTATAGTATTAAGTGGTTGAAAATAGTTCTGCACATTCGTTACCTGTCCTGTATAACATAAGTTCATCATGTCAAACATCAGTTATAAAATTGATCGGAAAAATATGTTGACATATAAGCAACTTACTGTCTCATAGTCCTGGACAACACTGACGTTGATGGAGGCATACACGTTCTCACGTTCCGTGATGACTAAAGTTTCCTTCACAGCGTGGAAACCGTCTTGGTAGAAATCCGCCGTGAACGTCTACAAAGagaaaacataaaagaaatggAACCTAGACATGGATGAAAAATACGGCTGTCTTATAAAGTGTCACCCTTTTATCGGTCCATTATTGCCGATTTATCCCGCGTTTCACGATTCATCTCTGTCTGTTAGTTTATACTTATTAATCTTGCTCGATTTTGAACAAAGCTTCGAATACACATGATCCACTGTCGAGCCGATTTCCGGTTCAGAAATCCAATACTTTTCGAATTGGCTAACGCCTAAGACCCTCACCTTTATAATTCAATGAGTACATATTTGTATTGCTCTTTAAAAGAGAAACAATTACGATAAGCACCAAGCGTAAAGTACTCGAAAATTCGAGTGAAGAAATACACACATGAGAACATATACTATACATGCCACTATAATGAAATATGTTGCAATCAATGTTTAAGCAAAATCCTACTAGTCTCAAGCTGAAatctatatttaatatataaaatgattaagCACATGTTGTTTGCCTGTCGAGCCCCGGGATTGGAGTGAATAACCCAGATACACGGAGCCTAAAACGGCGGCCGTCAGGAGAGTCAGGAATACGCATGCGCCGGCCACCAGCAGCGCTCGTCTTCCGTTTTTGGTCTCCTGTGGAGTGCAGTAGAAGATATTGGATTCGgttaatgttgtaatatttactAAGTTTAAGAGTAGTAGCAACAAATGGGACTCCGTGGAGGAGGTTTTAGATGCTCATATAAAAACCATTCAGCTCCGTGGAGGATGTTTTGGGGTTCCTGTCAAAACAATGAGGCTTCGTGGAGGAAGTTCCAGAGGTTCCTCTCAAAACAATAAGCCATAGCCATCGATAAAATCAGTAACAAACCTAAATATGTATAATGTGTAAATGAAGTTTTAACCGCCAGTAAATATTCGTTTTAGATCTTTAACTTTTACTTGCACCAAAGTTGAACTAATTACAAAATTAACTTTACTTGTGAACTATTGtatactcttattcaaaatccatacatacacattaataacaaacataaactttgggtgataaatctttaacttctaactaaataatgcatttatggaaaatattaattactaaaacaagattgtaactttgattttaatagctgaaaacccaaaactattaaatgattggtgaatgctaaaagatttacagtgatctactatcgtctcataacgtagaaataccgtgttttctgcacatttcttttaaattaaacttggtatccttcataagagccattgtttacgacatttttcatcctttctggtatatttaaacaattatattaattgtggtaaatgttatttgggagtaatagagcatcttaatgtttaaaagtaatgtACACTTTTCATTTTGTGTAACTTTGTGTTCAATTCGCTGctgaataatatattattttccaaataaatcatgccatttatcaataaatcaaaAGTATTTGAATCTGCAAAGAGTTCACAACTACTACCCTGTGGTACATTATAAATTAAgcacataaatataacatacttGCTGAAACAAATTACCATTTAATTCCAAACAGAAAACACAGTCCTCAGTTCCTTTATATTAGAAGTATAAAGTGTTACTCAGCGTCTTAACAGTCACAAAACAACTGTCACTGGTAGCTTTGTCTCATTCTGTCATTTTGATGGGAtaatgattttttgtcacaAGCACTAAAGATTTTTAGGTTAATTACCGtcgtatatatgtacatgtaaagaTCATATACTTATAAACACTTGAGCATTCCTAAATGAGATATAAGAGACGATAAAAGCCTTACACACAGCCACCAAATTTAGCAAACCTCTATTTTGATAGCCTTCAAAAtctatcttaaatatatatagtacTTAAGCGTTAACTACAAAATGCATTGATTTGTATTttaggtagttgaatatttaCAGTATACACCTTGATCGAGGGTCTTCTCTAAATAGCGTATAATACATTGAGAAAGAGAGGagtattattatcattgaaTAGAATTACTACCTCATACACATTATTCGAGGGTTTTTCCTAAATTACGTTTAATAAACGGAGATAGGAAGGAGTATAACCATCATTGAGAAGAGCAGTAACCTCACACACCTTGTACGAGGGACGTCCATAAATAGCGTCTATTAAACCGAGAAAGAAAGTAGTATGAATGCCATTGAGAAGTAtagttattttatacaaattgaaAGCGGGTCCTTCCTaaatcacaaataaaaacaaaaacagagcGTTGTATGAATACCATTAACAAGTATAGTTATCTTATTCACCTTGTACGAGGGACGTTCCTTAATGTGGTAGGAATAACGGAGATAGAATGGAGTGTGAACATCATTAATAATTGTAGTTATCTTATATATCCTGAAGAAATAGGATGTGCTTTAATGAAATGTTACTAGATTTCTAGATTAGTAGATTAGTGTTATCCTTGTATGATTATAAAATTATCAtctacaatttatattttatatttttatgaaatgttgatgcccttcaaaattataataattaaacctcttttaaaagtaaatcaCACTGTTTCCAGGGTCTTTCTTATGgtatttttaaagtatttaaaacaaatcatccATAAAGTTAAGTTCGAGTGCAAACAGCTGCTATGATATTTagagtttctttaaaaaatggcgTTTTCACGCTTTTATTAGAATATGAGATGGtttaacagttttcaaaaaacATACTAGCTCATTATTCAAGCATTTAACTTCATACTTTAATTctattacttaaatttaaaacattatacgGCAAACAGTCTAAAGTTTTGAATTTTAGGTAGCAATAGCCCTATCCAAAAGCTCTTTTTGCACTGTCAACTCTATATTAATCAAGCAAATTTAAAGCCCACgattaaaatcatgtttatgaAGGAACAaaaccaaatcatttttagAACATCTCTTTACACACGTTTATGTCAAAAGTAAACGcttcataattataaaatttatcaGCAATGCTtcttaaaaagaataataacaAGGAAATACAGATTTTCAGTTTTGAGTTTAAACTCAGACATAAGACTGTTTGGAATCACTGCCATACGAATTCATTCATGCGAAGTCAAATATACTTGTATTTAACTTTCTGTTTGGAATTTATTGGTTTctacattgaaaacaaaattgcgATCTGCGTTTTGACCGACCTttgaagtaaattatttttcttttttgtggatttaaaacaagaaataaaattgacttTCAACCTCGCGAAAAAGATTGTTAGCTTTATACCTTCTATGtccatttttagaaaaatagaACTGTTCATATTTTACCTACGCTCAGCGTTATTCATACCAAATATATGGTCTATTAATTAGAGATTAATATATGGCCGCGCTGGGCCAATGAGTGATAATAGCCCCGGCATGTTGATAATGGCCCGAGGGCTTTAGACATGTAGCTAGCTGGTAAAAACATATCAGAAATTCAATCCATTCTTTCAAGTGACCTGGAACTCATTAGTGAGTGGCTAGTGGACAACAAACTGTCCCTACACCTTGGCAAGACAGAATCAGTATTGTTTGGTTCAAAGCTTAAACTTAAGTCTAATCCCCAATTACAAATTTGCTGGATGCCGGTTGTTTCCCCACTGAGGTGGCACAGCTGACTGGTCACAAAAATCTGATGTCTCTAAATCATTACCATACACACAATATAGAAAAGCAGCAAAACATGTCTATTGGACATGTTTTGCTGCTTTTCTATATTGTGTGTATGGTTAGAGACATCAGATTTTTGTGACCAGTCAGCTGTGCCACCTCAGTGGGGAAACAACCGGCATCCAGCAAATTtgtaatgcatgttttttctTGCAGAGTGATTAACATGCCTAGCCTGAAATCCAGCCTGCTCACTCATGGTTTTGGCCAGTTGTCccaatttattttttcccaGGTTTTGGTTGATGAACCAGAGATCATTTGATTCTGTTCCCTTTCCAAAATTTGGATTCAGGGCTACATAAAACCTTGTTTCTGGGGCGGACATCTGAGGTGGTCACTTTTCCTTGTAAAGCTGATATAACCTTACAGGGCAGTTTGGGTCTCctgcaaataattttaaaacacatttagagTACTCAAtcacaaatttatttcttttttacaaaatcaacatttgaattcttattttaaatggattttagtttaaaaagttttgcaataactgcaataaatgaacatcatctgttaacaatagaaaaaataacctttttataGCAATGCTATTTTTACTTGGTTACCTGACTGTTTAAAGAGCTTAGGTACATATTGCCTGTGGTCACCAGCAACtccgtttcttgtttttgtcgCCCTCTCCGTAAAGGCCAAGTAACTCACACCATCGGAGGTCTGGCTTAATTCCAAGTCCCCCCACAACATGGTCAAGTGCTCCTGTCTTCCTCGCAATCCAAGGTGCATGGTGTTGTTAAGCCAAATGGTATTTGTGAGGGAAATTGGAGAGGCTGTAATTAATTCGAAATTTataccatttgaaacaattacacAGTTAAAATGTGCTTGATTattatgttgtataatgttctcTACTGTTTAACAATGTATTACACTGTAAACTCACTCTAAATGCATATAGATTTCTTTTTTCTACCTTAATATagtaatgaatgtttataaaatatatataaggttAAAATAACAGACATAAAATCCATGAATTTcgtcatacaataataattacccattattcattattaccacgcaatacatattataaaggTAGGCTTTTTTGAATACCGGGGACCGGCTTATATCGTTCTCTTTATGCTTTAGTTGTCTCCCTTGTCTTTGTTGCTTAGTGATatgtaaacaatcaattaacTGCCAAACTTACCGGCTCCAAGAAGTTCCTTTTCGTAGAGTTGTTGAATCTCTGAGGAAGTGAAGGGATCGGCTCTCTGTTTTTTGTTGCCAAGTCCCTTTTCTTTCAAGTCCACGCATTTCGCTTTTAGCGTGTCCCGTGTGAGTTTGAACTCTTTTCCGCCCATGACATCGCCTTCGTACTCTGCAAAACGAGttgattatgattaaaataatcaaagtctgtgcataaaattataggcaactataaaatatataactattaagtagtttatatattaactttagttgttttagataataataacaaacagaaatacGCCTACCATTCTCGGACAGGTGTCTCTTTACACTTGACAAGATGCTACGCAGGGTAGATGGCTCGAAGTTGGTTGCAGCGGGGCCATTCGCCTCTGCCGAAAGCTTGGTCTTCTTGACAATGAGCAGGAATCTGGATAGAAGAATATCTAGCTCCTTTGGTGGAATGTCTTTGATCTGGCGGGTCTCGCCGTCATCATTCAGCCAATCGTTCACCTTTTTCATGTCACTCCTTGTTTTTGTTACCGTAGCCTTGTGTTTCTTCACTTCAATGAATTGCCGGGCTTGTGCCtcagtgaaatgttcatttttttcgatGGTAGAATCCAGTTGAAGTAGCCTGTTGGCTAAATTTTCGAGTGTACGTTCACCCATGTCTACTCCGTCAGCCATCTTCAACAACGTGAAATTG from Mya arenaria isolate MELC-2E11 chromosome 7, ASM2691426v1 carries:
- the LOC128241197 gene encoding uncharacterized protein LOC128241197: MADGVDMGERTLENLANRLLQLDSTIEKNEHFTEAQARQFIEVKKHKATVTKTRSDMKKVNDWLNDDGETRQIKDIPPKELDILLSRFLLIVKKTKLSAEANGPAATNFEPSTLRSILSSVKRHLSENEYEGDVMGGKEFKLTRDTLKAKCVDLKEKGLGNKKQRADPFTSSEIQQLYEKELLGAASPISLTNTIWLNNTMHLGLRGRQEHLTMLWGDLELSQTSDGVSYLAFTERATKTRNGVAGDHRQYVPKLFKQSGDPNCPETKNGRRALLVAGACVFLTLLTAAVLGSVYLGYSLQSRGSTGKQHTFTADFYQDGFHAVKETLVITERENVYASINVSVVQDYETGFEVFKMDHLPGCYLTTFNMSDRDDYNINGQRQVSIEVTQTSKQRYSVTDITVNRVVLGPQATAMCAERDLYMLRQHTGSTNAGRRVKRGSPSRPSLPPMECFYICRFNGSCFWVCVFSTPP